One segment of Tamlana crocina DNA contains the following:
- a CDS encoding RNA polymerase sigma factor: MTQTEFLNIVMPFKDKVFRLAKRLLVSTEEAEDATQEVLLKLWNNKKKIQEYKNVEAFSMTMTKNYCFDKLKSKQAQNLKLVHSNYEDNQTALQKQVELNDSVNWVGRIIEGLPEQQRMIIQLRDVEEYDYDEIAKMLDMNQTAVRVALSRARKTIREKLTNTHNYGIK; encoded by the coding sequence ATGACTCAAACCGAGTTTTTAAATATTGTAATGCCTTTTAAGGATAAGGTGTTTCGTTTAGCAAAACGGCTGTTGGTATCGACCGAGGAGGCCGAAGATGCCACGCAGGAAGTGCTTTTGAAATTATGGAACAACAAGAAAAAGATTCAGGAATATAAAAACGTTGAAGCTTTTTCGATGACGATGACCAAGAATTACTGTTTTGATAAATTAAAGTCGAAGCAAGCACAAAACCTAAAATTGGTGCACAGCAATTACGAAGACAACCAAACGGCATTGCAAAAACAGGTTGAGCTAAACGATAGCGTAAACTGGGTGGGCAGAATTATTGAAGGATTGCCCGAACAGCAACGCATGATTATTCAGTTAAGGGATGTTGAAGAATACGATTACGATGAGATTGCAAAAATGCTCGATATGAACCAAACGGCAGTGCGCGTGGCGTTATCGAGAGCGAGAAAAACAATACGGGAAAAATTGACTAATACACATAATTATGGTATTAAATAA
- a CDS encoding S41 family peptidase has translation MRNLKALILLFMVSLLTVSCFEDNDDIPVSTEEINDFVWKGMNLFYLYKADVPKLSDNEFGINTVENRYGQTAAYSNYLSNFESPEDLFESLIYNRPSVDRFSWIVNDYIALEQFFDGVVTSNGMEYQLFRFSSTDTNRYGVVTHVLPNTSAETQGVKRGDIFYGIDGNQLTANNASQLLNQDSYTINLGSYDTNGTEELSDDSITPTSQAINLNKIQYTENPILLSDVLNVNGTNIAYLMYNGFTGTEQFNQELNSTFGSFKNAGATELVLDLRYNPGGSVYTAIMLGSLVTGQFTGEIFSTEQWNAEFQEAFEDEDPELLINRFIDNNDGTPLNSLNLSKVYVLTTGRSASASELVINSLRPYIEVVQIGTSTAGKYQASTTLYDSPNFRREGVNPNHTYAMQPLIFKSANVNGVSDYFDGLSPDIAIGEQINNLGILGDENEPLLAEAIANITGSSRALKQKTEYLEITNGSEDFKPFEKGMYVENKFPNF, from the coding sequence ATGCGAAATTTAAAAGCCCTAATTCTACTCTTCATGGTATCACTGCTAACGGTGAGTTGTTTTGAAGACAACGACGACATTCCCGTTTCCACGGAAGAGATAAACGACTTTGTTTGGAAAGGCATGAACCTGTTTTACCTGTACAAAGCAGATGTGCCCAAATTATCGGATAACGAATTTGGGATTAACACCGTTGAAAACAGATATGGGCAAACAGCAGCCTACAGTAATTATTTGAGCAATTTCGAAAGCCCTGAAGACCTTTTTGAAAGTTTAATATACAACCGCCCCTCCGTTGACCGTTTCAGTTGGATTGTTAACGATTACATTGCTTTAGAGCAGTTTTTTGACGGCGTTGTTACCAGCAACGGTATGGAATATCAACTATTCCGATTTTCATCAACCGACACCAACCGCTACGGTGTGGTAACCCATGTATTGCCCAACACCAGTGCCGAAACCCAAGGTGTAAAACGGGGCGATATTTTTTATGGTATAGACGGCAACCAATTAACAGCAAATAACGCCTCCCAGCTTTTAAACCAAGACAGCTATACCATCAACTTAGGAAGCTACGACACCAATGGTACGGAAGAACTGAGCGATGACTCTATTACCCCTACCTCCCAAGCCATCAACTTAAACAAAATTCAATACACCGAAAACCCCATTCTATTGAGTGATGTCTTAAACGTAAACGGTACCAACATTGCTTATTTAATGTACAACGGCTTTACGGGTACCGAGCAGTTTAACCAAGAACTCAATAGCACTTTCGGATCCTTTAAAAATGCAGGTGCTACCGAATTGGTTTTAGATTTGCGCTATAACCCAGGCGGTTCGGTTTATACCGCCATCATGCTCGGCAGCTTGGTAACAGGGCAGTTTACAGGAGAAATATTTAGCACCGAACAATGGAACGCCGAATTTCAAGAGGCCTTTGAAGACGAAGACCCCGAATTGCTCATCAACCGATTTATCGACAATAATGATGGTACGCCGCTTAACAGTCTTAATCTCTCAAAAGTTTATGTTTTAACTACAGGCAGGAGTGCTTCAGCAAGCGAATTGGTCATTAACTCGTTACGCCCTTATATTGAAGTCGTTCAAATAGGAACCTCCACGGCCGGTAAGTACCAGGCTTCAACCACACTTTACGATTCACCCAATTTTAGACGTGAAGGGGTTAACCCTAACCATACTTACGCCATGCAGCCATTAATTTTTAAATCGGCTAACGTAAACGGTGTAAGCGATTATTTTGATGGTCTTTCTCCCGATATTGCCATTGGCGAACAAATTAACAATCTGGGGATTTTAGGTGATGAAAACGAACCACTTTTGGCCGAGGCTATAGCAAACATAACCGGCAGCAGTCGTGCACTAAAGCAAAAAACGGAATATTTGGAAATCACAAATGGCAGTGAGGACTTTAAACCATTTGAAAAAGGTATGTATGTTGAAAATAAATTTCCCAACTTTTAA
- a CDS encoding diphthine--ammonia ligase — MSKHKTYFNWSTGKDSALALYHLLQNKNFSVEKLVTTVNSHFNRVSMHGLRNELLVAQTNAIKIPASLIELPEMPSMAVYEQKMTETISQLKSEGFTHAAFGDIFLEDLKSYRESQLEKVGIKTVFPIWKRDTKTLLTEFLDLGFKTIVVCANSKYFGEDFVGTTIDKHFIENLPEGVDACGENGEFHTFCFDGPIFNKPIEFSIGEKVYREYDNPNTDDSICKSEKYGVWYCDLIP; from the coding sequence TTGAGTAAACACAAAACCTATTTCAACTGGAGTACGGGTAAAGATTCGGCCTTGGCACTGTACCACTTGCTTCAAAATAAAAATTTTTCAGTTGAAAAACTCGTTACCACAGTAAACAGTCATTTCAATCGGGTATCGATGCACGGACTTCGGAATGAATTGCTCGTAGCCCAGACCAACGCCATTAAAATTCCCGCCAGTTTAATCGAACTTCCCGAAATGCCCAGTATGGCCGTTTATGAACAAAAAATGACCGAAACCATTTCCCAATTAAAAAGTGAAGGCTTTACCCATGCCGCCTTTGGTGATATTTTTTTGGAAGATTTAAAAAGCTACCGAGAAAGTCAATTGGAAAAAGTAGGTATAAAAACGGTTTTTCCTATTTGGAAGCGAGACACTAAAACTCTGTTAACCGAGTTTTTAGATTTGGGTTTTAAAACCATTGTGGTTTGTGCCAATTCAAAATATTTTGGCGAAGACTTTGTCGGAACAACAATCGACAAGCACTTTATCGAAAACCTTCCTGAAGGTGTAGATGCCTGCGGCGAAAATGGCGAATTCCACACTTTTTGTTTCGACGGCCCCATTTTCAATAAACCTATTGAATTTTCAATAGGCGAAAAAGTATACCGCGAATATGATAACCCCAACACAGACGATTCCATTTGCAAATCTGAGAAATATGGGGTTTGGTATTGCGATTTGATTCCATAA
- a CDS encoding TonB-dependent receptor, which produces MNKKTRVLGVLCFGISAFGFAQQQAQTTTLQQLDEVVVADSRFELKREHSGKTVIKISKEEIERNQGRSLAELINTKSGIEINGSRSVEGQNLGNYIRGGNNRQVLVLIDGVQVNDPSIVANDFDLRLLDLNTVESIEIIKGSASTLYGNAAATAVINISTKKASKNAVSGSFLTVVGTNQNQDDQNYNGANFTNSVSVNGTLNKLSYVASFGNKYVDGLSAAKSETPEKDPFSRYNTRLKLGYEFSDAFEVSAFASYDDLKTDIDGFPAPTYTLADTDDQYVSKQKRVGLSPKFSYENGSFQVNAAYTKIDRKTISGSGSTSENEGETYLVDAFHKYVFNGQFHTVVGLNYGKYNSLFANEESFSNTDPYLNVVYVSDFGLNINIGGRLNNHSEYGSHLVYSANPSYSISLEEGYAKVFGSYATSFIAPNLSQLFGYFGANPDLEPEENKTIEGGLEYNTKNGIRLSGLYFNRNEENTIVYTTGYENATTDATVHGFEAEAEIEIIENLQFSANYTFTELKDGVRLRIPKHKVNAGLGYHFCKNSYASINYQFVGSRTDTNFSTFMNEELSSYSLLDFYFSQKLIDNKVKLFASVTNLFNEDYVEVLGYTTKGRNVNLGLNINL; this is translated from the coding sequence ATGAACAAAAAAACAAGAGTTTTAGGTGTATTATGTTTTGGTATATCTGCATTTGGTTTTGCCCAACAACAGGCACAAACCACAACATTGCAACAACTGGATGAGGTGGTTGTTGCCGATTCACGTTTTGAATTGAAACGTGAGCATTCAGGCAAAACGGTGATTAAAATTTCAAAAGAGGAAATTGAACGCAACCAAGGCCGTTCGTTGGCAGAATTGATTAATACTAAAAGTGGTATTGAAATAAACGGTAGCCGAAGTGTTGAGGGACAAAATTTAGGAAACTACATTCGCGGCGGAAACAACCGCCAAGTATTGGTGTTGATTGATGGCGTGCAGGTAAACGACCCTTCTATTGTGGCCAACGACTTCGATTTACGTTTATTGGATTTGAACACGGTTGAAAGTATTGAAATTATAAAAGGTTCGGCCAGTACGCTTTACGGAAACGCAGCGGCCACGGCGGTGATAAACATTAGCACGAAAAAGGCGTCGAAAAATGCCGTTTCAGGAAGTTTTTTAACTGTGGTGGGTACCAACCAAAATCAAGACGACCAAAATTATAATGGAGCGAACTTCACCAATAGTGTTTCGGTAAACGGAACTTTGAACAAGTTGAGTTATGTGGCCAGTTTTGGAAATAAATATGTAGATGGGCTTTCGGCAGCAAAATCTGAAACCCCAGAAAAAGACCCGTTTTCGCGCTACAATACCCGTTTAAAATTAGGTTACGAATTTAGCGATGCTTTTGAAGTAAGTGCTTTTGCAAGCTACGATGACTTAAAGACCGATATTGATGGTTTTCCTGCGCCAACCTATACTTTGGCCGATACCGATGACCAATATGTATCGAAACAAAAACGAGTGGGGTTATCGCCAAAATTTAGTTATGAGAATGGAAGTTTTCAGGTGAATGCGGCATATACCAAAATTGACCGTAAAACTATTTCTGGTTCTGGTTCTACTTCAGAAAATGAGGGCGAAACCTATTTGGTTGATGCCTTTCATAAATATGTTTTTAATGGGCAATTCCATACTGTGGTTGGTTTAAACTACGGCAAATACAATAGTTTGTTTGCCAACGAAGAAAGTTTCAGTAATACCGACCCATATTTGAATGTGGTTTATGTGTCCGATTTTGGCTTGAACATCAATATCGGTGGACGTTTAAATAACCACAGCGAGTACGGTTCGCATTTAGTGTATAGTGCAAATCCATCATATAGCATCTCTTTAGAAGAAGGCTATGCCAAGGTTTTTGGTTCGTATGCTACCTCGTTTATTGCGCCTAATTTATCGCAATTATTCGGCTATTTTGGGGCCAATCCAGATTTAGAGCCCGAAGAAAACAAAACCATTGAAGGTGGTCTGGAGTACAATACCAAAAACGGGATCCGTTTAAGCGGATTATATTTCAACAGAAACGAAGAAAATACCATTGTGTATACCACGGGCTACGAAAATGCAACCACTGATGCCACGGTACATGGTTTTGAAGCCGAAGCAGAAATTGAGATTATTGAAAATTTACAGTTTAGCGCCAATTATACCTTTACCGAATTAAAGGATGGTGTGCGACTAAGAATACCGAAGCATAAAGTAAATGCCGGACTTGGTTACCATTTTTGTAAAAACAGCTATGCATCTATAAACTATCAGTTTGTGGGGAGTAGAACCGATACCAATTTTTCAACCTTTATGAATGAAGAATTGAGCAGCTATTCATTATTGGACTTTTATTTCAGCCAAAAGCTGATAGACAATAAAGTGAAGCTTTTTGCAAGTGTAACCAATTTATTCAACGAAGACTATGTTGAGGTTTTGGGTTACACCACTAAAGGACGAAATGTAAATTTAGGTTTGAACATCAATTTATAA
- a CDS encoding ABC transporter substrate-binding protein, which translates to MKKLFTILFVLLAVSCKNETSKKTVEPLAGTTLNLKYAKGFSVEAFKTHKILTIEKPWPEAEKSYRFALLKPGYDPDYWSTEQSRFDGVIELPIENIVVTSTTHLPALELLDETETLTGFPGVDYISSEKIRTRIDQKKIRELGKNEGINTEVLLELNPEVVVGFGIDGNNRSLETIKKSGIPVIFNGDWVEESPLAKAEWIKFFGALFNKEKQADSIFNQIENGYLEAKTLAKNIENKPSVLAGAMHSDVWYLPNGTSTEAQLFEDAGLNYLWKDSKGTGSLKLNFESVFVKAKNADIWLNPSNYTSLQTLKNSSEQHSMFSAYINKNVFTVTNTTGETGGVIYFELGLTRPDLVLKDLIKIGHPELLPNHNLFFFKKLP; encoded by the coding sequence TTGAAAAAACTCTTCACCATACTTTTTGTTTTATTAGCCGTTTCGTGTAAAAATGAAACATCAAAAAAAACAGTTGAGCCCCTAGCTGGCACAACACTAAACTTAAAATACGCCAAAGGGTTTTCGGTGGAAGCTTTTAAAACACACAAAATCCTCACCATTGAAAAGCCGTGGCCCGAGGCCGAAAAAAGTTACCGATTTGCTTTATTGAAACCTGGTTATGATCCTGATTATTGGTCTACTGAACAATCGCGGTTTGATGGTGTTATCGAACTTCCCATTGAAAATATCGTCGTGACCTCCACCACCCATCTTCCGGCATTGGAATTGTTGGATGAAACTGAAACGCTTACAGGTTTCCCTGGGGTAGATTATATTTCTTCGGAAAAAATTAGGACTCGCATCGACCAAAAGAAAATTAGGGAATTGGGCAAAAACGAGGGCATCAACACCGAAGTGTTATTGGAATTGAACCCCGAAGTAGTCGTTGGTTTTGGCATTGACGGCAATAACCGGTCTTTGGAAACCATAAAAAAATCGGGCATTCCCGTCATTTTTAATGGCGACTGGGTGGAAGAATCGCCATTGGCAAAAGCCGAATGGATTAAGTTTTTCGGGGCACTATTTAACAAAGAAAAACAAGCCGATTCTATTTTCAACCAAATTGAAAATGGTTATCTGGAAGCCAAAACACTGGCTAAAAATATAGAAAACAAACCTTCCGTTCTGGCAGGTGCCATGCACAGTGATGTTTGGTATCTGCCCAACGGCACCAGCACCGAAGCGCAACTTTTCGAAGATGCCGGACTGAATTATCTCTGGAAAGATTCCAAAGGCACGGGAAGCTTAAAACTTAATTTTGAATCGGTTTTCGTAAAAGCCAAAAATGCCGATATTTGGTTGAATCCGTCAAATTACACGAGTTTGCAAACCTTAAAAAACAGCAGTGAGCAGCACAGTATGTTTTCAGCCTATATAAACAAAAACGTATTTACCGTAACCAACACCACGGGCGAAACCGGCGGTGTCATTTATTTTGAGCTTGGCTTAACCCGACCCGATTTGGTCTTGAAAGACTTAATCAAAATCGGCCACCCGGAACTATTGCCAAACCACAACTTATTCTTTTTTAAAAAATTACCATAA
- a CDS encoding iron ABC transporter permease, whose translation MPNQRTYRLSFLVLILLLLVCFFANISLGSVSIPFKDIFNSLIGNPTEKDSWQHIIINYRLPKAITAIVVGSGLGISGLLMQTLFRNPLAGPFVLGISSGANLGVALVILGSSIFGGIFASLFISKWGIVIAASLGSFLVLLAVMVVSIKIRDTMAILIIGLMFASITAAIVSVLSYFGSAEQLQQYIFWGFGSLGNLSWGDLFILSLIFAVGILLSITSIKSLNSLLLGENYAKSLGLNIKKSRLLIIVATSLLAGTITAFTGPIAFIGLAIPHITRQVFNTANHKILLPAVFLFGAIVMLVCDSIAQLPSSDFTLPINAITALVGAPVVIWLLTRKRKMVF comes from the coding sequence TTGCCTAACCAAAGAACATACCGCCTTTCATTTTTAGTATTGATTTTATTGCTCTTGGTATGCTTTTTTGCAAACATCAGCTTGGGCTCGGTGTCCATTCCGTTTAAGGATATTTTCAATAGTTTAATAGGAAATCCCACTGAAAAAGATAGCTGGCAACACATTATTATAAACTACCGGTTACCTAAAGCCATTACTGCCATTGTGGTAGGGTCTGGTTTGGGTATTTCAGGCCTTTTGATGCAAACGCTTTTTAGAAACCCCTTAGCAGGGCCTTTTGTGTTGGGCATCAGTTCGGGGGCCAATTTGGGCGTGGCTTTGGTTATTCTGGGTTCCAGTATTTTTGGAGGCATTTTTGCTTCACTATTTATATCGAAATGGGGTATTGTTATTGCGGCCAGCTTGGGCAGTTTTTTGGTTCTGTTGGCGGTTATGGTGGTTTCCATAAAAATAAGGGATACCATGGCTATTTTAATAATCGGACTCATGTTTGCCAGCATAACCGCTGCTATTGTTAGTGTGCTTTCGTATTTTGGATCGGCCGAACAATTGCAACAGTACATTTTTTGGGGTTTTGGCAGCTTGGGCAATTTATCATGGGGCGATTTATTTATACTTTCCCTCATTTTCGCAGTGGGTATTCTTCTGAGCATCACTTCCATAAAATCGCTAAACTCATTGCTTTTAGGGGAAAATTACGCTAAAAGTCTCGGCCTGAACATCAAAAAAAGCAGGTTGCTCATTATTGTTGCCACCAGTTTACTGGCCGGAACGATTACGGCATTTACGGGCCCTATCGCTTTTATCGGGTTGGCCATTCCGCATATCACTCGGCAAGTTTTTAATACCGCTAACCATAAAATTTTGTTGCCCGCCGTATTTTTGTTCGGTGCCATTGTCATGCTGGTTTGCGATAGTATTGCCCAATTACCAAGCAGTGATTTTACTTTACCCATCAACGCAATCACAGCCTTGGTTGGTGCTCCTGTGGTGATTTGGTTATTGACCCGAAAACGAAAAATGGTGTTTTAA
- a CDS encoding ABC transporter ATP-binding protein: MAGKPQHIILKTKNLSVGYSSKKGKQVIASNINIELKQGELVGLIGANGIGKSTLLRTITNVQNPLGGSIQLNQKEIQNYNSFDLAKVLSLVLTEPMASKNLSVFEVVALGRQPYTNWIGSLSNGDLNQIENALKQTNIEDLKHKKCYELSDGQLQKVMIARALAQDTDLIVLDEPTTHLDMYHKAYILKLLQKLAKDTGKTILFSSHEIDLAIQLCDNLIVMTNNNVVSGQPCQLIETHVFENLFPKDLIAFDEKTGTFRVKK; this comes from the coding sequence ATGGCAGGCAAACCACAACATATCATCCTAAAAACAAAAAACCTTTCTGTAGGCTACAGTTCCAAAAAAGGCAAACAGGTTATCGCTTCAAACATCAACATTGAATTAAAACAAGGCGAATTGGTGGGCTTGATTGGTGCTAACGGCATTGGAAAATCCACACTTTTAAGAACTATTACCAACGTTCAAAATCCATTAGGCGGTTCTATTCAGCTCAACCAAAAAGAAATACAAAATTATAATAGTTTCGATTTGGCCAAAGTATTGAGTTTGGTGCTTACCGAACCGATGGCTTCCAAAAATTTATCGGTTTTCGAGGTGGTGGCTTTGGGCCGGCAGCCTTATACCAATTGGATTGGCTCTTTATCCAACGGCGATTTAAATCAAATAGAAAACGCGCTGAAGCAAACCAACATTGAAGATTTAAAACATAAAAAATGTTACGAACTCAGTGATGGCCAATTGCAAAAAGTGATGATTGCCCGCGCCTTGGCACAGGATACCGATTTGATTGTACTCGATGAGCCTACCACACATCTCGACATGTACCACAAGGCCTATATTTTAAAACTGCTCCAAAAATTGGCAAAAGATACTGGTAAAACCATATTATTTTCGTCACACGAAATCGATTTGGCCATTCAGTTGTGTGACAATTTAATCGTCATGACCAATAATAATGTAGTTTCCGGACAACCCTGCCAACTGATCGAAACTCATGTTTTTGAAAACCTGTTTCCGAAAGATTTAATCGCTTTTGATGAAAAAACGGGAACGTTTCGAGTGAAAAAATAA
- the rmuC gene encoding DNA recombination protein RmuC — MNDSLILFLAIVIAAAIGAFLGMFINKLKSQNEKSTLTERNNHLEQQLQEHKQLAEVEWNRQSENFSKQIQDLKENTTKIENEREAIRREKDLLNSELARRNADFENLQIKNREQKAEVEQLQEKFTKEFENLANKILDEKSNKFTEQNKENIKNILNPLQEKIKTFEEKVDLTQKESISMHSALKEQLLGLKDLNQQMTKEATNLTRALKGDSKMQGNWGELVLERVLEKSGLEKDREYFVQQSFTLENGSRLLPDVVLHLPDGKKMVIDSKVSLTDYERLVNAEDHDKPLFLKAHVNSVKKHVDQLSQKNYQDLYDIESPDFVLMFIPIEPAFAVVVNEDTSIYNKAFEKNIVIVTPSTLLATLRTIDTMWNNEKQQRNAMEIARQAGALYDKFEGLVSDLTGVGKKIDAAKSDYSAAMNKLVEGRGNIVKSVEKLKKMGAKAKKSLPEAIIKRSQEDE, encoded by the coding sequence ATGAACGACAGCCTTATCCTTTTTCTAGCCATTGTAATTGCCGCTGCCATCGGTGCCTTTTTGGGCATGTTTATCAATAAACTAAAATCCCAAAACGAAAAAAGCACCCTGACCGAACGCAACAACCATTTAGAACAACAACTCCAAGAACATAAGCAATTAGCCGAAGTAGAGTGGAACAGGCAAAGCGAAAATTTCAGCAAACAAATCCAAGATTTAAAGGAAAACACTACCAAAATTGAAAACGAGCGCGAGGCCATCCGCAGGGAAAAGGATTTATTAAATTCTGAATTGGCCAGACGCAATGCCGATTTTGAAAACCTTCAAATAAAAAATCGAGAGCAAAAGGCTGAAGTCGAGCAATTACAGGAAAAATTCACCAAGGAATTCGAAAACTTGGCCAATAAAATCTTGGATGAAAAATCGAATAAATTCACCGAGCAGAATAAAGAAAACATTAAAAACATACTCAATCCGCTTCAAGAAAAAATAAAGACTTTTGAAGAGAAAGTCGATTTAACCCAAAAGGAAAGCATTAGTATGCATTCTGCCCTAAAGGAGCAATTATTGGGGCTGAAAGACCTGAACCAACAAATGACGAAAGAGGCCACAAACCTAACGCGCGCATTGAAAGGTGACAGCAAAATGCAGGGAAACTGGGGCGAATTGGTACTGGAACGTGTTTTGGAAAAATCGGGATTGGAAAAAGACCGCGAGTATTTTGTACAGCAAAGCTTTACCTTAGAAAACGGTTCGCGCTTGCTACCCGATGTGGTTTTGCACCTTCCCGACGGCAAAAAAATGGTAATTGATTCCAAAGTTTCACTGACCGATTACGAACGTTTGGTTAATGCAGAAGATCACGATAAACCACTGTTTTTAAAGGCACATGTTAATTCGGTAAAAAAGCACGTAGATCAACTTTCACAAAAAAACTACCAAGATCTTTACGATATTGAGTCACCCGATTTTGTATTGATGTTCATCCCCATCGAACCAGCCTTTGCCGTTGTGGTAAACGAAGACACTTCCATTTACAACAAAGCTTTCGAAAAAAATATCGTTATAGTTACACCCTCCACCCTATTGGCCACTTTGCGTACTATCGATACCATGTGGAACAACGAAAAACAACAACGCAACGCCATGGAAATTGCCCGTCAAGCTGGCGCACTTTATGACAAATTTGAAGGCTTAGTAAGCGACTTAACTGGTGTGGGCAAAAAAATTGACGCCGCAAAAAGCGATTATTCCGCAGCCATGAATAAGTTGGTTGAAGGCCGCGGCAATATTGTAAAAAGCGTAGAAAAATTAAAAAAAATGGGAGCGAAAGCCAAAAAATCGCTGCCCGAAGCTATTATAAAACGATCTCAAGAAGACGAATAA
- a CDS encoding acyl-CoA thioesterase gives MFKHAKESQITITELMLPSHSNFSGKIHGGYILNLMDQIAFACSSKHSRHYCVTASVNRVDFLNPIDVGDLVTLKASINYTGRTSMVVGVRVESENIQTGDIKHCNSSYFTMVAKDQNGKNVPVPGLILDDVQSVRRFARSIARQQQAKTRTTQFKSSEFKIEEHLELIKTQNAKVKL, from the coding sequence ATGTTTAAACACGCCAAAGAATCACAAATTACCATCACGGAACTCATGCTGCCCTCACATTCCAATTTCAGCGGAAAAATACACGGAGGGTATATTTTAAATTTAATGGACCAAATAGCCTTTGCTTGTTCTTCGAAGCACTCTAGGCATTATTGCGTAACGGCTTCGGTAAACCGAGTGGACTTTTTGAATCCCATTGACGTGGGCGATTTGGTAACCTTAAAAGCATCGATAAATTACACGGGGCGTACCTCTATGGTCGTAGGTGTTCGGGTGGAATCAGAAAACATCCAAACGGGCGATATAAAGCACTGCAACTCATCTTATTTTACCATGGTCGCTAAAGACCAAAATGGGAAAAATGTGCCCGTTCCGGGATTGATTTTAGATGATGTGCAAAGTGTGCGCCGATTTGCCAGAAGTATCGCCAGACAGCAACAGGCCAAAACGCGTACTACACAATTTAAATCTTCAGAATTTAAAATTGAAGAGCATTTAGAGCTTATAAAAACACAGAATGCTAAAGTGAAGTTATAA